One window of Flavobacterium dauae genomic DNA carries:
- a CDS encoding AMP-dependent synthetase/ligase: MSQIGRLFDIPYYQLQNYPLQKAFTTKYNGVWKSTSIQEYIEQANYVSKALLAMGVKKGDKIALITSTNRTEWNIMDIGILQTGAVTVPIYPTISEHDYEYIIKHSESVYVIVSDKVILEKLDKVKFNIPKLRGIFSFDEIPGCAHWSQIITAGKEAQNTNDLEIAKANVTPNDLASIIYTSGTTGTPKGVLLTHNNIISNVLGSEERVPFDKGSYTALSFLPCCHIFERMILYLFQYMGVSIYFAESIEKISDNLQEVKPQVMTVVPRVLEKVFDKIYAKGSELSGIKKALFFWALRLAEDFKPYGANGGFYEFKLKIARKLIFSKWHAALGGNLELLVSGSAPLSPRLARIFGGADIPVMEGYGLTETSPVIAVNDQRNNGWKIGSVGRILSNVTVKIAEDGEILCQGPSIAEGYYKDEEKTKEAFADGWFHTGDIGVVDADGFLFITDRKKEMFKTSGGKYVAPQMIENAMKQSRFIEQIMVVGEGQKMPAALIQPNFDFIKEWANRNKVNVGFSLDEVVNNELVIERIQKEIDLINPQFGKWEQIKKFALTPSIWAIDSGELTPTLKLKRKVILEKYKSLYEKMYS; this comes from the coding sequence ATGTCACAAATAGGTAGATTATTCGATATTCCTTATTATCAGTTGCAAAATTATCCGTTGCAAAAGGCATTCACAACAAAATACAACGGCGTTTGGAAATCAACAAGCATACAAGAATATATAGAACAAGCAAATTATGTTTCAAAAGCATTGCTTGCAATGGGTGTTAAAAAAGGCGATAAAATAGCCCTGATAACCTCTACAAACAGAACCGAATGGAATATTATGGATATTGGTATTTTGCAAACCGGTGCCGTTACCGTACCCATATATCCAACCATTTCAGAACACGATTACGAATACATTATAAAACATTCAGAAAGTGTGTATGTTATTGTTTCTGATAAGGTTATCTTAGAAAAATTAGACAAAGTAAAATTCAATATACCTAAATTACGTGGAATTTTCTCTTTTGATGAAATTCCGGGTTGTGCACACTGGTCGCAAATCATTACCGCCGGTAAAGAAGCACAAAATACAAACGATTTAGAAATTGCAAAAGCCAATGTAACTCCAAACGATTTAGCGTCGATCATTTATACATCGGGAACAACAGGCACACCAAAAGGCGTTTTGTTAACGCATAACAACATTATCAGCAATGTTTTAGGATCCGAAGAACGTGTTCCGTTTGATAAAGGAAGTTACACTGCGTTGAGTTTTCTGCCTTGCTGTCATATTTTTGAACGAATGATTTTGTATCTGTTCCAATATATGGGTGTATCGATTTATTTCGCCGAATCGATCGAGAAGATTTCCGACAACCTACAAGAAGTTAAACCACAGGTAATGACGGTTGTTCCAAGGGTTTTAGAAAAAGTATTCGATAAAATTTATGCCAAAGGATCAGAACTTTCGGGCATTAAAAAAGCATTGTTCTTTTGGGCTTTGCGTTTGGCAGAAGATTTTAAACCGTACGGTGCAAACGGTGGTTTCTATGAATTTAAACTAAAAATTGCCCGCAAGCTGATTTTTTCTAAATGGCACGCAGCCTTAGGTGGAAATTTAGAATTGCTGGTATCTGGTTCTGCCCCATTATCGCCTCGTTTGGCTCGAATTTTTGGTGGAGCTGATATTCCGGTTATGGAAGGTTACGGTTTAACAGAAACATCGCCGGTAATTGCAGTTAACGACCAACGAAACAACGGTTGGAAAATTGGATCGGTAGGTAGAATTTTAAGCAACGTTACTGTGAAAATTGCTGAAGACGGCGAAATTCTTTGCCAGGGACCATCAATTGCAGAAGGATATTATAAAGACGAAGAGAAAACCAAAGAAGCTTTTGCCGATGGTTGGTTTCACACGGGAGATATCGGTGTAGTTGATGCTGACGGATTTTTATTTATTACCGATCGTAAAAAGGAAATGTTTAAAACAAGCGGCGGTAAATACGTTGCACCGCAAATGATCGAAAATGCCATGAAGCAATCTCGTTTTATTGAGCAGATTATGGTGGTGGGCGAAGGACAAAAAATGCCGGCAGCGTTGATTCAGCCAAATTTTGATTTTATTAAAGAATGGGCAAACCGCAACAAAGTCAACGTTGGTTTTTCGTTAGACGAAGTGGTAAATAACGAATTGGTAATAGAACGCATTCAAAAAGAAATAGACTTAATTAACCCGCAATTTGGTAAATGGGAACAAATTAAAAAGTTTGCACTTACACCAAGTATCTGGGCAATTGATTCAGGTGAACTAACCCCTACCCTTAAATTAAAACGAAAAGTTATTTTAGAGAAGTATAAGAGTCTGTATGAGAAAATGTATTCGTAA